CGCGGCGTCACCTCATTCGTCGATATGACGGATGTCGGAAAGCCCCTGCGCGAGGAGCTCGAGAGACGGTTCACGCTCGATCGGCTGACCATCGTCGAGGAACAGATCTCATCGGACGGGACGCGGAAGTGGCTGCTGCGACTGCCGCCTTCCGGTCCGCTCGGCCAACGGCACGAGGTGGAAGCGGTCTATATCCCGGAGGAGGATCGAGGCACGTTGTGCATCTCGAGCCAAGTCGGCTGTACGCTCAGTTGCACCTTCTGCCATACCGGCACCCAGACCCTCGTGCGGAACCTGAGCGCGGGCGAAATCATAGGGCAACTGCTGATCGCTCGCGACAGGCTCGGCGAGTGGCCCGACCAGCTCGCCAGCAATCCGAACCCTCCCCTCGGTGGCCGATACATCACCAACATCGTCCTGATGGGCATGGGCGAGCCGCTTTACAATTTCGACAACGTGAAAGCGGCGATGGAGATCGTTTCCGATAATGAGGGTCTGTCGCTGTCCCGCCGGCGCATCACCTTGTCCACGGCCGGTGTCGTCCCGATGATCCCTCGGGCCGGAGAGGAAATCGGTGTGATGCTGGCAATTTCGCTGCATGGAACGACCGACGAGATCCGCGACAAGCTCGTGCCCTTGAACAAGAAGTACCCCATCGCCGAGTTGATGGCGGCCTGCAGAACCTATCCCGGGCTTTCGAATGCGCGGCGCATCACGTTCGAGTATGTGATGCTCCGGGACATGAACGACAGCAATGCCGATGCGAAGCGGCTGGTGAAGCTGCTGGAGGGCATTCCAGCGAAGATCAACCTGATCCCCTTCAATCCTTGGCCGGGCAGCCCGTACGAATGTTCCGACTGGGAGCGTATCGAAGCTTTTGCGGAGATCGTGAACCGGGCCGGCTACGCCAGCCCGATCCGTACCCCCAGGGGGAGGGACATCATGGCCGCCTGCGGGCAGCTGAAATCGGCATCCGAACGGATGCGGGCCAAGGACCGGCGTATCGCAGAAGACGCTGCAGCTCCAACGGCTTGAGAGCAGGGCGTCATCGTCCACGGGCCGGTCCTGTCAAGCGGTCCCAGAGTGCGCGAGTCCTCGCCCTTTTGCCCAAGCCAATGCGCGCTCGAGGCGATCATGTCCCCAAAAGACCTCCCCATCGGGCAAGACGAAGGAGGGGGCACCAAACAGGCCGATGCGCTGTGCTTCTGCCGTTTCGTCCCTCAGCCTCTGCTTCACCGTTTCCGACTTCGCCTCCGACAACATCGACTGCGGCTCGAAACCAAGCTCAGCCAACAGCGTGGCCATGACCGATTCCTCGGAGATCCTGGCGCCTTCCCCGAACGCGGCGTCGTAGACGTGGCGCGTGAAGGCCGCACGCTGGGGCGAAACTCCGTCGGTCAGCGCGATCCTCGCGGCGAGCATACTGTTCTGAGGAAACGGATCCGGGGCCTGAAAGGGAAGACCGTGTTCGGAGCAGATGCGCTGCATGTCGCGCCACATATAGCGGCCCTTGACCTTGTTGATCACGAAAGGGGACGTCGTCAGTC
The window above is part of the Rhodoligotrophos appendicifer genome. Proteins encoded here:
- a CDS encoding 2-hydroxychromene-2-carboxylate isomerase, which encodes MRSIDFWYDFGSTYSYPAAMRIEAMADEAGVTVQWRPFLLGVIFRDQGLTTSPFVINKVKGRYMWRDMQRICSEHGLPFQAPDPFPQNSMLAARIALTDGVSPQRAAFTRHVYDAAFGEGARISEESVMATLLAELGFEPQSMLSEAKSETVKQRLRDETAEAQRIGLFGAPSFVLPDGEVFWGHDRLERALAWAKGRGLAHSGTA
- the rlmN gene encoding 23S rRNA (adenine(2503)-C(2))-methyltransferase RlmN codes for the protein MTMTLDISSRRERPLTASQPAIPRSLIGLTREELAEVLVEIGIPERQRKMRVSQIFRWLYNRGVTSFVDMTDVGKPLREELERRFTLDRLTIVEEQISSDGTRKWLLRLPPSGPLGQRHEVEAVYIPEEDRGTLCISSQVGCTLSCTFCHTGTQTLVRNLSAGEIIGQLLIARDRLGEWPDQLASNPNPPLGGRYITNIVLMGMGEPLYNFDNVKAAMEIVSDNEGLSLSRRRITLSTAGVVPMIPRAGEEIGVMLAISLHGTTDEIRDKLVPLNKKYPIAELMAACRTYPGLSNARRITFEYVMLRDMNDSNADAKRLVKLLEGIPAKINLIPFNPWPGSPYECSDWERIEAFAEIVNRAGYASPIRTPRGRDIMAACGQLKSASERMRAKDRRIAEDAAAPTA